One stretch of Rhodoferax lithotrophicus DNA includes these proteins:
- a CDS encoding DUF2442 domain-containing protein, whose product MNTSPKAVRFDDDNLWVSLADGRTIAAPLAWFPRLLQATPAQRAQVELSKEGLHWDALDEDISVAGLLAGQPDLSRRGAHLAA is encoded by the coding sequence ATGAACACTTCGCCTAAAGCCGTGCGCTTCGACGACGACAACCTGTGGGTAAGTCTGGCCGATGGCCGCACGATTGCCGCACCGCTCGCCTGGTTTCCGCGCCTGCTGCAGGCCACCCCGGCGCAACGTGCACAAGTTGAGTTGAGCAAAGAAGGGCTGCACTGGGACGCGCTGGATGAGGATATTTCCGTAGCTGGCCTGCTGGCAGGTCAGCCCGACTTGTCGCGGCGCGGTGCGCATTTGGCGGCGTAA
- a CDS encoding DUF4160 domain-containing protein, with amino-acid sequence MPVVFRYKSFRFFFYSNEGNPRESMHIHVRSADGEAKFWLTPTIYLADSDGFDARTLRELLGIVTANKELIERSWNEHFA; translated from the coding sequence ATGCCCGTCGTCTTCCGCTACAAATCTTTCCGGTTTTTCTTCTATTCCAACGAAGGAAATCCTCGTGAATCCATGCACATTCATGTCCGTAGCGCTGACGGCGAGGCCAAATTTTGGTTGACTCCCACCATCTATCTGGCAGACAGTGACGGTTTTGATGCACGCACATTGCGCGAACTGCTCGGCATCGTCACCGCCAACAAGGAACTCATCGAAAGGAGCTGGAATGAACACTTCGCCTAA
- a CDS encoding glutamine--tRNA ligase/YqeY domain fusion protein, with translation MSTTTPANRHAAAPAAAPEATKVSNFLRQIIESDLEKGTYASRRWGGSPGDAAHHAAGQPDPAKIRTRFPPEPNGYLHIGHAKSICLNFGLARDYGGVCHMRFDDTNPEKEDTEYVNSILDAVQWLGFGWDANGTSHLFQASDYFDFMYRAAEYLIEAGHAYVDEQTPEQMRVNRGDFGKPGIDSPYRTRTPTDNLARFRQMRDGLYEDGAMVLRAKIDMASPNINMRDPAIYRIRRATHHNTGDKWCIYPMYTFAHPIEDALEQITHSICTLEFEDQRPFYDWLMERLCEGGLLAAPSPKQYEFARLNLSYVITSKRKLAQLVYDHKVSGWDDPRMPTIVGLRRRGYTPAALQAFAERIGVTKSDSWIDYATLEGCLREDLELKAHRGMAVLNPVKLVLTNWDELMGAGHLEPCTQPALPHPPEGVESPTRHFTIGKEVWIEREDFEEVPPKGYKRLFPGNKVRLKGGYVIECTGCNKDANGVITEVLATMVPDTKSGTPGSDSVKVKAAISWVGAANGVTVEVRMYDRLFLDAHPDAGGKDFLESLNPNSLKVVSAIVEPSLANALPGQNFQFERHGYFVADRVDHVTGSKPVFNLAVGLRDSWGK, from the coding sequence ATGAGCACCACCACCCCCGCCAACCGTCACGCAGCTGCCCCGGCCGCAGCCCCAGAAGCCACCAAAGTCAGCAATTTTTTGCGCCAGATCATCGAATCTGACCTGGAAAAAGGCACCTACGCCAGCCGCCGCTGGGGCGGTAGCCCCGGCGATGCCGCGCACCACGCCGCAGGCCAGCCCGATCCGGCCAAAATCCGCACCCGTTTCCCGCCCGAGCCCAACGGCTACCTGCACATTGGTCACGCCAAAAGCATTTGCCTGAACTTTGGTCTGGCACGCGACTACGGCGGCGTGTGCCACATGCGCTTTGACGACACCAACCCCGAAAAAGAAGACACCGAATACGTCAACAGCATCCTGGACGCGGTGCAATGGCTCGGCTTTGGCTGGGATGCCAATGGCACCAGCCACCTGTTTCAGGCCAGCGACTACTTCGACTTCATGTACCGCGCGGCCGAATATTTGATCGAAGCTGGCCACGCCTACGTGGACGAGCAAACGCCCGAGCAAATGCGCGTGAATCGCGGCGACTTTGGCAAACCCGGCATCGACAGCCCCTACCGCACCCGCACCCCCACCGACAACCTGGCGCGCTTTCGCCAGATGCGTGACGGCCTCTACGAAGACGGTGCCATGGTGCTGCGCGCCAAGATCGACATGGCCAGCCCCAACATCAACATGCGCGACCCGGCCATCTACCGCATCCGCCGCGCCACCCACCACAACACCGGCGACAAATGGTGCATCTACCCGATGTACACCTTTGCCCACCCGATTGAAGACGCGCTGGAGCAAATCACCCACAGCATCTGCACGCTCGAATTTGAAGACCAACGCCCGTTTTACGACTGGCTGATGGAGCGCCTGTGCGAAGGTGGCCTGCTGGCTGCGCCATCACCCAAGCAATACGAATTTGCCCGCCTGAACCTCAGCTACGTCATCACCAGCAAACGCAAACTGGCGCAACTGGTGTACGACCACAAGGTGAGCGGCTGGGACGACCCGCGTATGCCCACCATCGTCGGCCTGCGCCGCCGTGGCTACACCCCGGCCGCCCTGCAAGCCTTTGCCGAACGTATTGGCGTAACCAAGAGCGACAGTTGGATCGACTACGCCACCCTGGAAGGCTGCCTGCGCGAAGACCTGGAGCTGAAAGCCCACCGTGGCATGGCCGTGCTGAACCCGGTCAAACTGGTGCTGACCAACTGGGACGAACTCATGGGCGCAGGCCACCTGGAACCCTGCACCCAGCCCGCCCTACCCCACCCACCCGAAGGCGTCGAAAGCCCCACCCGCCACTTCACCATCGGCAAAGAGGTGTGGATTGAGCGCGAAGACTTTGAAGAAGTGCCGCCCAAGGGCTACAAGCGCCTGTTCCCTGGCAACAAGGTGCGGCTGAAAGGCGGCTACGTCATCGAATGCACCGGCTGCAACAAGGATGCGAACGGGGTCATTACCGAAGTGCTGGCCACCATGGTGCCCGACACCAAAAGTGGCACCCCCGGCAGCGACAGCGTCAAGGTCAAAGCCGCCATCAGCTGGGTCGGCGCGGCCAATGGCGTGACGGTAGAGGTGCGCATGTACGACCGCCTGTTCCTCGATGCCCACCCCGACGCGGGTGGCAAAGACTTTTTGGAGAGCTTGAACCCGAACAGCCTGAAGGTGGTTTCGGCGATTGTGGAACCGTCACTGGCCAACGCCCTGCCGGGGCAGAACTTTCAGTTTGAGCGGCATGGGTACTTTGTGGCGGATCGGGTGGATCATGTCACTGGTTCAAAACCCGTGTTTAATTTGGCGGTGGGGTTGAGGGATAGTTGGGGGAAGTAA
- a CDS encoding LON peptidase substrate-binding domain-containing protein, giving the protein MSEALTLQSLPLFPLSTVLYPAGYLPLQIFEVRYLDMIGKCFKAGAPFGIVTLNKGQEVRQAPASNAAPDDTPQELFYPTGTLARITSLSRPHPGLMLIQCTGLQRFEITQHELLKHGLWVANVNVLPDDQRITIPEDLQPVAKTLERVITTLQAQGTTADQMPMQPPYQLDDCAWVANRWCELLPMPLELKNRLMSLDNPLVRLELVSDLLERNGIST; this is encoded by the coding sequence ATGTCTGAAGCTCTCACACTCCAATCGCTGCCCCTGTTCCCGCTGAGCACCGTGCTGTACCCCGCGGGTTACCTGCCCTTGCAGATTTTTGAGGTGCGTTACCTTGACATGATCGGCAAGTGCTTCAAGGCCGGGGCACCCTTTGGCATCGTCACCTTGAACAAGGGCCAGGAAGTGCGCCAGGCCCCTGCATCCAACGCCGCCCCTGACGACACACCCCAGGAGCTTTTCTACCCTACGGGTACCCTGGCACGTATCACCAGCCTGAGCCGACCCCATCCAGGCTTGATGCTGATCCAGTGCACCGGCCTGCAACGTTTTGAAATCACCCAGCATGAGCTGCTCAAGCATGGCCTGTGGGTGGCCAACGTCAACGTGTTGCCGGATGACCAGCGTATTACCATTCCTGAAGACCTGCAGCCGGTAGCCAAAACGCTGGAGCGCGTCATCACCACCCTGCAAGCCCAGGGCACCACCGCAGACCAAATGCCGATGCAGCCACCTTACCAGCTGGACGACTGCGCCTGGGTAGCCAACCGCTGGTGCGAGCTGCTGCCGATGCCCCTGGAACTGAAAAACCGCCTGATGTCACTGGACAACCCGCTGGTGCGGCTGGAACTGGTGAGCGATTTGCTGGAACGCAACGGCATTTCGACGTAA
- a CDS encoding phospholipase D family protein, translating into MAKFLTTTGTNYHLEELIKGASDRLILISPFLKLNDRMKELLADKNRLKIDVRIVYGKSELQPQEIEWLRGLTYIRTSFCKNLHAKCYMNEELCIITSLNLYEFSQVNNNEMGILIQRSEDSQLYKDAYEEAQRIIRISDEVRISLERVTSAPEAASREDDKAADSAHADDKLTSSKIGQKLGLKTAQFLDRATEQGFLLFDGEKHTVSPKGEQVGVEFVAKSRFGPYFLWPQDFCLG; encoded by the coding sequence ATGGCCAAGTTTCTAACCACCACTGGCACCAATTACCACCTCGAAGAACTGATCAAAGGCGCATCAGACCGCCTGATCCTGATCAGCCCCTTCCTCAAGCTCAACGACCGCATGAAAGAGCTGCTGGCCGACAAAAACCGGCTGAAGATCGATGTGCGCATCGTCTACGGCAAAAGCGAATTGCAGCCGCAAGAGATTGAATGGCTGCGCGGCCTGACCTACATCCGCACCAGCTTCTGCAAAAACCTGCACGCCAAGTGCTACATGAATGAAGAGCTGTGCATCATCACCAGCCTGAATCTGTATGAATTCAGCCAGGTCAACAACAACGAAATGGGCATCCTGATTCAGCGCAGCGAAGACAGCCAGCTCTACAAGGATGCCTATGAAGAGGCACAGCGCATCATCCGCATCAGTGATGAAGTGCGCATTTCGCTGGAGCGCGTCACCAGTGCACCCGAGGCGGCCAGCCGGGAGGACGACAAGGCTGCGGACAGCGCCCATGCAGATGACAAACTGACCTCTTCCAAGATCGGGCAAAAGCTGGGTTTGAAGACAGCGCAGTTTCTGGATCGCGCCACCGAACAAGGCTTCTTGCTGTTCGACGGCGAAAAACACACCGTGAGCCCCAAGGGTGAACAAGTCGGTGTGGAGTTTGTCGCCAAGTCCCGCTTTGGCCCCTACTTTTTGTGGCCTCAGGATTTTTGCCTGGGCTGA
- a CDS encoding DUF2157 domain-containing protein produces the protein MSTDYPDTFASWQATRFADTCAEDVFAPGVRVQLSWKDLEEAVERGAILPSEVHSLWAGWAFPDSPQRLAAQPDARRGVVPVEPDEPEAPERPQTAPPMTGPKFSFTNTLYYFGGMVAIGAMSLFMTLGWQSFGPWGLTLISLGYLLACLKVADHLKGRHLPVPAGILATLAVVLVPLVVWAVQNGLGWWPPGGSNSYSAYHTHINWRWLTLEFATLAAGVVMLWRYRLPFMVMPIAVTLWYMNMDVAHAIWSNTGQWDWQFTRDVSLVFGIATVFMALWVDVRSRRAAEPEWRQDYAFWLYLFGTLMFWGGLSLRDSHSELGKLVYCVINLVLVFAGAALGRRVFTVFGGLGVAIYLGHLSYKVFGDSLMFPFTLSLLGLGVIGLGIWWQRHEAGINATLGHWLPEGLRPV, from the coding sequence ATGTCGACCGATTACCCCGACACCTTTGCCAGTTGGCAAGCCACCCGATTCGCTGATACCTGTGCCGAAGATGTTTTTGCACCTGGTGTGCGGGTTCAACTCAGCTGGAAAGACCTTGAAGAGGCCGTTGAGCGCGGAGCCATTCTTCCGTCTGAGGTTCATTCCTTGTGGGCTGGGTGGGCCTTTCCCGACAGTCCGCAGCGTTTGGCGGCGCAACCCGATGCTCGCCGTGGCGTGGTGCCCGTTGAGCCGGACGAACCCGAAGCGCCGGAGAGGCCGCAGACTGCGCCCCCCATGACCGGGCCAAAGTTCAGCTTTACCAATACCTTGTATTACTTTGGCGGCATGGTGGCCATTGGGGCCATGTCCCTGTTCATGACGCTGGGCTGGCAGTCTTTCGGGCCATGGGGGCTGACCCTGATCAGCCTGGGCTATTTGCTGGCTTGCCTGAAGGTGGCTGATCATTTAAAAGGCCGCCATTTGCCGGTACCGGCGGGCATTTTGGCTACGCTGGCCGTGGTGCTGGTGCCGCTGGTGGTGTGGGCGGTGCAAAACGGCTTGGGTTGGTGGCCACCGGGTGGCTCCAACAGTTATTCGGCCTACCACACCCACATCAACTGGCGCTGGCTCACGCTTGAATTTGCCACGCTGGCCGCCGGCGTGGTGATGTTGTGGCGCTACCGCCTGCCGTTCATGGTGATGCCAATTGCGGTGACCTTGTGGTACATGAACATGGACGTGGCGCACGCCATCTGGAGCAACACCGGGCAGTGGGACTGGCAGTTCACCCGTGACGTGTCTTTGGTGTTTGGCATTGCAACGGTGTTTATGGCCTTGTGGGTGGATGTGCGCAGCAGGCGTGCCGCCGAGCCTGAATGGCGGCAGGACTACGCGTTTTGGCTTTACTTGTTTGGCACGCTGATGTTCTGGGGCGGCTTGAGTCTGCGCGACTCCCATTCAGAGCTGGGCAAGCTGGTGTATTGCGTGATCAATCTGGTGCTGGTGTTCGCCGGTGCGGCCCTGGGGCGGCGTGTGTTCACCGTGTTTGGCGGCCTGGGTGTGGCTATTTACCTGGGCCACTTGTCTTACAAGGTGTTTGGCGACAGCTTGATGTTTCCGTTTACGCTGAGCTTGTTGGGGCTGGGGGTGATTGGCCTGGGCATCTGGTGGCAGCGCCATGAGGCCGGTATCAATGCCACCTTGGGCCACTGGCTACCCGAAGGTTTGCGCCCGGTATAA
- a CDS encoding HEPN domain-containing protein, with product MAKAERALASAQLLLNSGDVDGACNRAYYAMFDAARAALLTVQAPVPSEVSRTHSGLISAFSLHLVKPGLVAVEHGRSLNKVEDLRLIADYRGDPVTLDNAAWALKQAHYFLQAVQALQNHD from the coding sequence ATGGCAAAGGCTGAGCGTGCCTTGGCTTCTGCCCAACTGCTACTGAATAGCGGCGATGTGGATGGTGCTTGCAACCGGGCCTACTACGCCATGTTTGACGCAGCCAGGGCCGCACTGCTGACGGTTCAAGCACCAGTCCCGTCAGAGGTATCACGCACACACAGCGGTTTGATCTCTGCATTCAGCCTGCACTTGGTCAAGCCCGGTTTGGTTGCAGTGGAACATGGCCGATCCCTGAACAAGGTGGAGGATTTGCGTCTGATTGCGGACTACAGAGGCGACCCCGTGACTTTGGATAACGCTGCCTGGGCATTGAAACAGGCGCACTATTTCTTGCAAGCCGTGCAGGCACTCCAAAACCACGACTGA
- a CDS encoding nucleotidyltransferase domain-containing protein, with protein MPSQTTQSPAVLSAARDFVRRVALAWPLQSAMLFGSQARGNARVGSDTDVAVLLQGKPGDFVATKLALDDVAYDVLLDSGIRIQPLPIWEGEWAHPEAYSNPRLLENIAREGLAL; from the coding sequence ATGCCAAGCCAAACCACTCAATCTCCCGCCGTTTTGAGCGCCGCCCGTGACTTTGTGCGCCGGGTCGCTTTGGCTTGGCCGCTGCAAAGCGCCATGCTGTTCGGCAGCCAGGCACGTGGCAACGCTCGTGTAGGCAGCGACACCGATGTGGCGGTGCTGTTACAAGGCAAGCCCGGCGACTTTGTAGCCACCAAGTTGGCGCTGGACGACGTGGCCTACGACGTGTTGCTGGACTCTGGCATCCGCATCCAGCCTCTGCCCATTTGGGAAGGAGAATGGGCGCACCCCGAGGCCTATAGCAATCCGCGCCTGCTGGAAAACATTGCCCGCGAGGGCTTGGCGCTGTGA
- a CDS encoding NYN domain-containing protein has translation MATNPNQKLAVLIDADNAQASVIQELLAEVSRYGTATIKRAYGDWTTTNLKGWKDVLHTMAIQPIQQFAYTSGKNATDSALIIDAMDVLHAGSVDGFCLVSSDSDFTRLATRIREAGLVVYGFGERKTPEPFVAACDKFIYTEILRTEPEEIKPDQEPVAELPKLKPMILNALNAIAREDGWTTLSALGSQINRSHPSFDPRNYGVAKLGELIRQQSAYLEVKEVKSGEGDAVQTHLHVRRKAAGAKA, from the coding sequence ATGGCCACCAACCCCAACCAAAAGCTTGCCGTGCTCATTGATGCCGACAACGCGCAGGCCTCCGTCATCCAGGAGCTGCTGGCCGAAGTGTCGCGCTACGGCACGGCCACCATCAAGCGGGCCTATGGCGACTGGACGACGACCAACCTGAAAGGCTGGAAAGACGTGTTACACACTATGGCCATCCAGCCGATTCAGCAGTTTGCCTACACCAGCGGCAAAAACGCCACCGACTCGGCCCTGATCATTGATGCCATGGACGTGTTACACGCGGGCAGCGTGGACGGTTTTTGCCTAGTGTCAAGTGACAGCGACTTCACCCGCCTGGCCACCCGCATCCGCGAGGCGGGGCTGGTGGTCTACGGCTTTGGCGAACGCAAAACGCCCGAGCCCTTTGTGGCCGCGTGCGACAAGTTCATCTACACCGAAATTTTGCGCACCGAACCCGAAGAAATCAAACCCGACCAGGAGCCGGTGGCCGAGCTGCCCAAGCTCAAACCGATGATCCTGAACGCCTTAAATGCCATCGCCCGCGAAGACGGCTGGACCACGCTGTCCGCCCTGGGCAGCCAGATCAACCGCAGCCACCCCTCATTCGACCCGCGCAACTATGGCGTGGCCAAACTGGGCGAACTGATCCGTCAGCAATCGGCGTATCTGGAGGTGAAAGAAGTCAAGAGCGGCGAGGGGGATGCGGTGCAGACGCATTTGCATGTGCGGCGCAAGGCGGCTGGGGCGAAAGCCTGA
- a CDS encoding HD domain-containing protein, giving the protein MIRLPILFEEKLKQNPELMADVRKTLDHFEPWLEQSGMPFFPGFTDHSPRHINEVLVTASSLISDEAHALLSPEDITVLVLAVLLHDSGMHLTQDGFRALVQKKLTTLVSGLGDRPWNQLWTEFLSEASRFGEDRLNNIFGDSEPFNFSQLDLTDLSEKDCLLCGEFVRRHHARLAHEIAVDRVPMTNGLGLEIIGLDIDLKDLAGLVARSHGMSIRSTFSYIENKYVRIAEYRNIKIPYLMAILRISDYVQVKSDRAIKSLLSIKELRSPISRQEWRNHFAVRDVTTRDKDPEAMFVHAAPADVKTYLRLTSLFKDIQRELDDSWATIGEVYGRMGDLCKLGINIRRLRSNLDDQHHFASTVSYIPRKASFATSGPELLKLLVGPLYDYKFEIGIRELVQNAIDACKERSDLNGDSNCNVVVEIDETADGSGWVCVTDTGVGMTLDTVTNYFLIAGASFRNSDVWKQQHTDSNGKSKVLRGGRFGVGALAAFLLGDEISVKTRHANSSETDGLEFSAKIDDPVIELKKAKAPIGTSIRVWISQPDVMKVLRPKQSMEHELFEENIKIELDTWDAVDWFAQNNPNISYHWAGFVEQWSTETNSTRKVRREASFTPKKYLVPIDTDTQWNDLPTPEPYKRIAWQHPPEENRKNGDTEYRVRSNSKIVVNGIRVETINRYLNNSLSLTNENKFEGPDFKIIRPSIAIYDPSGICPINLQRSNVAFDRMGFDDLLGRDILQRFMEKVIVEAPKELTVKSYFEYAEAIGSVHGVEFELSMAPPICATNKGVFLVTPRFFESLKIERLFFVNADAASTARLAGILSDGEALIFAKDHNWGEQARLAWFRSIYGSLTEAWRANSRGFPELQHVGELGIIKNATWNLANTKGKVAKQILKRLSTNSISKTMIFVRSNNVTSTIAEKHLLQIQSIFQKLSDVCEVSVWLLQHSAKGDSTIKSPLCEEWLRTVGAPLLEIS; this is encoded by the coding sequence GTGATACGCCTACCGATACTTTTTGAGGAAAAATTAAAGCAAAACCCAGAGTTGATGGCTGATGTTCGGAAAACTCTGGATCATTTTGAACCGTGGCTTGAACAGAGTGGCATGCCCTTCTTCCCTGGTTTTACGGACCATAGTCCTAGACACATCAATGAAGTTCTCGTAACTGCATCTAGCTTGATTTCGGACGAAGCACATGCATTGTTGAGTCCCGAAGATATTACTGTTTTGGTTCTGGCCGTTCTCCTCCATGACTCAGGAATGCACCTCACACAAGACGGTTTTCGTGCGCTGGTCCAAAAGAAATTGACGACTCTAGTCTCTGGTTTAGGAGATCGTCCGTGGAATCAACTCTGGACTGAGTTTCTATCCGAAGCATCACGGTTTGGCGAAGATCGTTTGAATAATATTTTTGGCGACTCCGAGCCATTCAATTTCTCCCAGTTGGACCTAACAGACCTGTCTGAAAAGGACTGCTTGCTGTGCGGGGAGTTTGTGAGACGTCACCACGCGAGACTGGCACATGAAATAGCAGTCGACAGAGTTCCGATGACAAATGGCTTGGGGTTAGAGATTATTGGTTTGGACATTGATTTGAAGGACTTGGCGGGTTTAGTAGCTCGTAGCCATGGCATGTCTATTCGATCAACATTTAGCTACATTGAAAATAAGTACGTCCGGATTGCCGAATATAGAAACATCAAGATCCCTTATCTCATGGCGATTCTGCGAATATCGGATTACGTGCAAGTAAAAAGTGACCGCGCCATCAAGTCGCTTTTAAGCATTAAGGAGCTTAGAAGCCCAATTTCACGTCAAGAGTGGCGAAATCACTTTGCTGTTCGTGATGTGACAACCCGCGACAAAGACCCTGAAGCAATGTTCGTGCACGCAGCACCTGCAGATGTAAAAACTTATCTTAGGCTGACTAGCCTTTTTAAAGATATTCAACGTGAATTGGATGACAGCTGGGCGACCATTGGGGAAGTCTATGGTCGCATGGGAGACCTATGCAAACTCGGCATAAACATTCGACGACTTCGATCAAATCTAGATGACCAGCATCATTTTGCAAGCACTGTTTCCTATATTCCACGCAAAGCAAGCTTTGCCACCTCCGGCCCGGAATTGCTCAAGCTATTAGTTGGCCCGCTATATGACTATAAATTCGAAATCGGTATTCGTGAGCTTGTGCAAAATGCAATTGATGCATGTAAAGAGCGATCTGATCTAAACGGTGACAGCAATTGCAATGTGGTTGTGGAAATCGATGAAACCGCTGATGGATCTGGTTGGGTTTGCGTAACCGATACCGGCGTTGGCATGACTCTGGATACAGTAACAAATTATTTTTTGATCGCAGGCGCTTCATTCCGAAACAGCGATGTTTGGAAGCAGCAGCACACTGATTCAAACGGAAAATCCAAAGTCTTGAGAGGTGGACGCTTTGGCGTAGGTGCACTGGCAGCTTTCCTACTGGGAGACGAAATTAGTGTTAAAACTAGGCATGCAAACAGCAGCGAAACTGATGGTCTAGAGTTTTCAGCAAAAATCGATGACCCAGTTATTGAGCTGAAAAAGGCGAAGGCTCCAATAGGAACATCTATTCGAGTATGGATTAGTCAACCCGATGTAATGAAAGTGCTTCGTCCTAAGCAAAGCATGGAACATGAATTATTTGAAGAAAATATAAAAATCGAACTCGACACATGGGATGCGGTTGATTGGTTTGCTCAGAATAACCCGAATATTTCATATCACTGGGCAGGCTTCGTGGAACAGTGGAGCACCGAAACAAATTCAACTAGAAAAGTGAGGCGTGAAGCTAGTTTCACGCCAAAAAAATACTTAGTTCCAATTGACACAGATACTCAATGGAACGATCTTCCGACTCCTGAACCATACAAGAGAATCGCTTGGCAACATCCGCCTGAAGAAAATCGGAAAAATGGAGATACAGAGTACCGAGTGAGATCAAATTCAAAAATTGTCGTCAATGGAATACGTGTCGAGACTATCAATAGATACCTAAATAATTCGCTTTCTCTTACCAATGAGAATAAATTCGAGGGGCCAGACTTCAAAATAATCAGACCATCGATCGCGATTTATGATCCCTCTGGCATATGTCCTATAAACCTACAGCGTAGTAATGTTGCCTTTGATCGAATGGGGTTTGATGATCTCCTCGGAAGAGACATCTTGCAGCGATTCATGGAGAAAGTGATAGTAGAAGCCCCGAAGGAATTGACCGTTAAAAGCTACTTCGAATACGCAGAGGCCATCGGGTCTGTACATGGTGTCGAATTTGAACTCAGCATGGCGCCACCAATTTGCGCCACGAACAAAGGCGTATTCCTAGTGACGCCTCGTTTTTTTGAATCTTTAAAGATAGAACGTCTTTTCTTTGTCAATGCAGACGCTGCATCAACCGCGCGCCTTGCCGGTATTTTGTCTGATGGCGAGGCATTGATATTTGCAAAAGATCACAATTGGGGCGAGCAAGCAAGACTGGCTTGGTTCCGGTCAATTTATGGAAGTTTGACTGAAGCATGGCGTGCCAATTCCAGGGGATTTCCTGAGCTACAGCATGTAGGCGAACTTGGAATTATCAAAAACGCAACTTGGAACCTTGCAAACACAAAGGGTAAAGTGGCAAAGCAAATATTGAAGAGATTGAGCACAAATTCAATTTCAAAAACAATGATCTTTGTTCGAAGTAACAATGTGACGTCGACGATCGCAGAGAAACATTTGTTGCAGATTCAAAGCATTTTTCAAAAGCTAAGCGATGTTTGTGAAGTCTCCGTCTGGCTCCTTCAACATTCGGCCAAAGGGGACAGCACAATAAAGTCACCACTTTGTGAAGAATGGTTGCGCACAGTTGGCGCTCCGCTGCTCGAAATCTCGTAG